A stretch of the Nitrospirota bacterium genome encodes the following:
- a CDS encoding proton-conducting transporter membrane subunit produces MLVSFALLVPLLPLLTALMVSVGDDASRRARTQLATLPIGAAFCGAIATLYVVATQGPISIRFYDPASIISLTFPIGFYIDRLSAVMMVLISGVGTVIYAYSIGYMYQDPHEPRYLALIGVTTFVLLCMVSSANLMMLFLFWQLLSYLLYLLAHNHSHAATLHGAFRTFTVLRIGDVAFLAGVVLAHSLYGTLEFQDLFTRAAESSVTLSLLPGWEISGPTAVTLLLFIGGMSKSAQFPLHFWLPRSLYAPTPVHALLHAGIINAGGFLINRLAPLFGLSSTTLHVAFVVGTLTAVLGASMMLAQNDIKKTLGFSTIGQMGYMIMECGLGAFSLAVFHLIAHGLFKGTVFLNCGNVIHKARQEPESPHADPQEKEENFSPLTWSTGFVTTLVIPLVILLVTHGVLRIPLLESQGTVIFLFFIWLTSSQAILTLTRLRAIASWKVSSAMLVTLLFVVFVYLFAVESFTAFLYPNPVEVASYFQAADLPNWMFDGIVLMATVMTVLSWCYLYMQAHGRTIWLPKWASRLIEGGRNGLYVLFMNRLHADELYQLLGRTVMRVVHRFDKRERGWSR; encoded by the coding sequence GTGCTTGTGTCCTTTGCCTTGTTAGTCCCGCTCCTCCCCCTTCTCACGGCCCTCATGGTCTCCGTGGGTGACGACGCGTCGCGCCGGGCGCGCACGCAGCTTGCCACCCTCCCGATCGGCGCGGCGTTCTGTGGCGCCATCGCCACCCTCTACGTCGTCGCGACGCAAGGACCGATCAGTATTCGTTTCTACGATCCCGCCTCCATTATTTCACTCACCTTTCCGATCGGCTTCTATATCGACCGGCTCAGCGCCGTCATGATGGTCCTCATCTCGGGCGTCGGGACAGTCATCTATGCCTATTCCATCGGGTACATGTACCAGGACCCTCACGAACCCCGGTACCTGGCCCTCATCGGCGTGACGACGTTTGTGCTGCTCTGCATGGTCTCCAGCGCGAACCTCATGATGCTGTTTCTCTTCTGGCAACTCCTGAGTTATCTCCTCTACCTCCTGGCTCATAATCACAGCCATGCCGCGACGCTGCACGGCGCATTCAGAACGTTTACGGTGTTGCGGATCGGGGATGTCGCATTTCTTGCGGGAGTCGTCCTGGCCCATTCCCTCTACGGCACGCTGGAGTTCCAGGACCTCTTCACCAGGGCGGCCGAATCGTCCGTGACATTGTCGCTCCTGCCGGGATGGGAAATCAGTGGTCCGACGGCCGTGACGCTGCTCCTGTTCATCGGCGGGATGAGCAAGTCCGCGCAGTTTCCGCTCCATTTCTGGTTGCCCCGGTCGCTCTATGCGCCGACGCCCGTGCATGCCCTCCTCCACGCCGGGATCATCAATGCCGGCGGCTTCCTGATCAACCGCCTGGCTCCGTTGTTTGGCCTCAGCTCGACGACGTTGCATGTGGCCTTCGTGGTGGGGACGCTGACCGCCGTGCTGGGCGCCTCCATGATGCTGGCGCAGAACGACATCAAGAAGACGCTCGGTTTCTCGACCATCGGGCAGATGGGCTACATGATCATGGAATGCGGCCTGGGCGCATTTTCGCTGGCCGTGTTTCATCTGATCGCCCACGGACTCTTCAAAGGCACCGTCTTCTTGAATTGCGGGAACGTCATTCATAAAGCCCGACAGGAACCGGAATCGCCCCATGCTGACCCTCAGGAAAAGGAAGAAAACTTCTCCCCGCTCACCTGGTCGACCGGATTCGTGACGACGCTCGTGATTCCCCTGGTCATCCTGCTGGTCACTCACGGAGTCCTGCGTATCCCGCTGCTCGAATCGCAGGGCACGGTCATTTTTCTCTTCTTTATCTGGCTCACGTCGTCTCAGGCGATTTTGACGCTCACCCGCCTGCGCGCGATCGCCTCTTGGAAAGTGTCCTCGGCCATGCTCGTCACGCTGCTTTTCGTCGTCTTCGTCTACCTGTTCGCCGTCGAATCGTTCACAGCCTTCCTCTATCCGAATCCCGTAGAAGTGGCCTCGTATTTTCAAGCTGCGGATCTTCCCAACTGGATGTTCGATGGCATCGTCCTCATGGCCACGGTCATGACCGTCCTCAGCTGGTGCTATCTCTACATGCAGGCTCACGGCCGGACGATCTGGCTGCCGAAATGGGCCTCACGCCTGATCGAGGGTGGACGAAACGGGTTGTATGTCTTGTTCATGAACCGCTTGCATGCCGACGAACTCTATCAACTGCTTGGACGGACGGTCATGCGCGTCGTCCATCGTTTCGACAAGCGCGAACGCGGGTGGTCGCGATGA
- a CDS encoding DUF2309 domain-containing protein: MEQINPSIDIESKRMELRGVVQLAGEVIARYWPMRTFVHHNPLHSLEYLPFEETARRGKQFMGGNSYLPGALYREYLKTGRIEAAHLDATLQPLVLDQSVTIGPRRIAHGDVLRACLTEGLCAPVAEPLDDQLHDPAKNVIDVVAASLSTEWAFPDLRKRIQLIVEGDQAALGRWLTLSHWCDDTFGTQIVRQINDQLIKWCEAFLDEGHATWSMPERKKGLYHAWKDLAAQEWSPVGIPDSRGKISRLPDYPEDALLQSLDALGIPSDLRQDYLSLQLTALPGWAGFIKWRAEERDYPWQKAYPVGLVKFLAIRLWYASELVQKTCREELGIEGRYDAVVAYMREHPDEYYLRRQRVAGRLPALYAEEVDRLRHHKGNGWGRVIERYGTDVVPRQEIAARRGAAKRLVALARSLELDPAILAETPHATLKQLFDWMEAFPESNHGPVWLKALENAYQQRLLAQLRTPAQHRIVPADQPGTNRPYSQSVYCIDVRSEPFRRHLESTGPHETYGFAGFFAAFIRYRAWGKEHDTEQFPVIMRAKNEVREIPRSYLDHKVSKHEARTKWVHAGHTLLHDLKENVVTPYVMVESLGWFYGLPIFGKTLLPSLYQRWTSWLRRLFVPAIATTLTVDKMAPAETAEMLAAEHHAIVRKVLHEHAGLRSSRITPALVEALRQQALNGQAELDPSLVELAQLAGLTPESLRPLLDILRRQYDLTARAASRQKERITRTGFTLDEQTLTVDTALRMMGLTKNLARLVLFCAHGSTSENNPYESALDCGACGGNEGKPNARVLAMMANNQKVRERLAKNKLVIPPDTHFLAGQMDTTTDEVQLFDLEDVPPTHRADLARLQEDLKEASTLTSQERCTRFPENQQPLDERAAESHVRKRSVDWSQVRPEWGLSSNTAFVIGRRELTKGLNLEGRVFLQSYDARQDPSSRLLEVLMTGPQVVAQWINMEHYFSAVDNDVYGSGSKIYHNVVGRIGIMSGPWSDLRLGLARQTVMNGDVPYHEPMRLLTIVEAPRGRIDKLVERHEVLRHFYHNEWVHLVALDPDDQEWYRYRPTGEWVRIDGTL; the protein is encoded by the coding sequence ATGGAACAGATAAACCCGTCGATCGACATCGAATCCAAACGGATGGAGCTACGCGGCGTGGTCCAACTCGCCGGCGAAGTGATTGCACGGTACTGGCCGATGCGGACCTTCGTCCACCACAATCCGCTTCATAGCCTCGAGTATCTCCCGTTTGAAGAGACCGCCCGGCGCGGCAAACAATTCATGGGAGGGAACAGTTACCTCCCCGGCGCGCTCTATCGCGAGTATCTAAAGACGGGCCGGATTGAGGCGGCCCATCTCGACGCCACCTTACAGCCCCTCGTCCTGGATCAGTCGGTCACGATCGGCCCGCGCCGGATCGCGCACGGCGACGTGTTGCGGGCCTGTCTCACGGAGGGACTCTGTGCGCCGGTCGCAGAACCGCTCGATGATCAACTGCACGACCCCGCAAAAAACGTGATCGACGTTGTCGCGGCAAGTCTGTCTACCGAGTGGGCGTTCCCCGATCTCCGCAAGCGGATTCAGCTCATCGTAGAAGGCGACCAGGCCGCGCTGGGCCGATGGCTGACGCTGTCACATTGGTGCGACGACACCTTCGGGACACAGATCGTCCGACAGATCAACGATCAGTTGATCAAGTGGTGCGAGGCCTTCCTGGACGAAGGCCATGCGACCTGGTCTATGCCGGAACGGAAGAAGGGGCTGTACCATGCCTGGAAAGACCTGGCGGCACAGGAATGGTCTCCCGTCGGCATCCCCGATAGCAGAGGAAAGATCTCCCGCCTGCCCGACTATCCAGAGGATGCCCTACTGCAGAGCCTGGACGCGCTCGGCATTCCCTCGGACCTGCGCCAGGATTACTTGTCGCTGCAGTTGACCGCGCTGCCCGGCTGGGCCGGCTTCATCAAGTGGCGCGCGGAAGAACGCGATTATCCCTGGCAGAAGGCCTATCCGGTCGGCCTCGTGAAATTTCTCGCCATCCGCCTCTGGTACGCCAGCGAGCTGGTTCAGAAAACCTGCCGCGAAGAGCTCGGCATCGAAGGGCGCTACGACGCCGTCGTCGCCTATATGCGCGAACATCCCGACGAATACTATTTGAGGAGACAGCGGGTCGCCGGACGATTACCCGCGCTGTATGCGGAAGAAGTGGATCGGCTCCGGCATCACAAGGGAAACGGGTGGGGACGCGTGATCGAGCGCTACGGGACGGACGTAGTCCCACGGCAGGAAATTGCCGCACGCCGCGGCGCCGCCAAGCGGCTCGTGGCGCTGGCTCGCTCCTTGGAACTGGATCCGGCAATATTGGCCGAGACGCCGCACGCCACGCTGAAACAACTCTTCGATTGGATGGAGGCCTTTCCCGAATCTAACCATGGCCCGGTCTGGCTCAAGGCCTTGGAAAACGCCTACCAGCAGCGCCTGCTCGCCCAGTTACGGACACCGGCACAGCATCGAATCGTGCCGGCGGATCAGCCAGGCACGAACCGGCCCTATTCGCAATCCGTCTATTGTATCGATGTGCGCTCCGAACCCTTCCGCCGGCACCTGGAGTCCACCGGTCCGCACGAGACCTATGGATTTGCCGGATTCTTCGCGGCCTTTATTCGCTATCGCGCCTGGGGGAAGGAACACGACACCGAACAGTTCCCTGTGATCATGCGCGCGAAGAACGAAGTACGCGAAATTCCCCGGAGCTATCTCGATCACAAAGTGTCGAAACACGAAGCCCGCACCAAGTGGGTCCATGCCGGCCATACGCTGCTGCACGATTTGAAGGAAAACGTCGTGACCCCCTATGTCATGGTGGAATCACTGGGCTGGTTCTACGGCCTCCCGATCTTCGGTAAGACCCTCCTGCCATCGCTCTATCAACGCTGGACTTCGTGGTTGCGGCGCCTGTTTGTGCCGGCCATCGCGACGACACTGACCGTCGACAAGATGGCCCCGGCCGAAACCGCTGAGATGCTGGCGGCCGAACACCATGCCATCGTCAGAAAAGTGCTGCACGAGCATGCAGGATTGCGCAGCTCGCGCATCACCCCGGCCCTTGTCGAAGCCCTGCGTCAACAAGCGCTGAACGGCCAGGCGGAACTCGACCCGTCCCTGGTCGAATTGGCGCAACTGGCCGGGCTTACGCCCGAATCTCTGCGTCCCCTCCTCGACATCTTGCGGCGCCAATACGACCTCACCGCACGCGCAGCCTCTCGCCAGAAAGAACGGATCACCCGGACCGGATTCACCCTCGATGAACAGACCCTCACAGTCGACACGGCGCTCCGGATGATGGGGCTCACGAAGAACCTGGCCCGGCTGGTCTTGTTCTGCGCCCACGGCAGTACGTCAGAGAACAATCCCTATGAGTCGGCCCTGGATTGCGGCGCCTGCGGCGGCAACGAAGGAAAGCCGAATGCCCGCGTCCTGGCGATGATGGCGAACAACCAAAAAGTACGGGAGCGGCTGGCCAAGAATAAACTGGTGATTCCGCCCGACACCCACTTTCTGGCCGGTCAGATGGATACGACGACCGACGAGGTCCAGCTCTTCGACCTGGAAGATGTGCCGCCCACCCATCGCGCCGACCTGGCGCGGCTGCAGGAAGATCTCAAGGAGGCCTCCACCCTGACGAGTCAGGAACGGTGTACGCGCTTCCCCGAGAATCAGCAGCCGTTAGACGAGCGTGCGGCGGAATCGCACGTGCGGAAACGGAGTGTGGACTGGAGTCAGGTCCGGCCGGAGTGGGGCCTCTCGAGCAATACGGCGTTTGTCATCGGACGACGGGAACTGACCAAGGGACTCAACCTCGAAGGACGGGTATTTCTGCAATCCTACGACGCGCGCCAGGATCCGAGCAGTCGTCTTCTCGAAGTGTTGATGACCGGCCCGCAAGTCGTGGCGCAATGGATCAACATGGAGCATTATTTTTCTGCCGTGGACAACGACGTGTACGGCAGCGGCAGCAAGATCTACCATAACGTCGTGGGGCGGATCGGAATCATGTCGGGCCCCTGGAGCGACCTCCGATTGGGTTTGGCCAGACAGACCGTGATGAACGGGGATGTGCCCTACCACGAACCGATGCGGTTGCTCACGATCGTGGAGGCGCCACGCGGGCGCATCGACAAGCTGGTCGAGCGACACGAAGTCTTGCGGCATTTTTATCACAACGAGTGGGTACACCTCGTCGCCCTCGACCCGGATGACCAGGAATGGTATCGCTATCGCCCTACGGGCGAATGGGTTCGAATCGACGGGACTCTGTAA
- a CDS encoding DUF2294 domain-containing protein codes for MENAIRNAVIKFEQEFMGRGPDEVRAYVVRDLVVVRLKGVLTPAERQLAKTVEGIDMVKRLRQNLIAQGRDKLCEQVSEITGAKTLAVFTDIDVQLSERVFVFTLDREIQNGSQ; via the coding sequence GTGGAAAACGCCATCCGTAACGCCGTCATCAAGTTCGAGCAGGAGTTCATGGGACGCGGTCCCGATGAGGTGCGCGCGTATGTCGTGCGGGATCTGGTTGTGGTCCGGCTCAAGGGGGTGCTGACGCCGGCCGAACGTCAGTTGGCCAAGACGGTGGAAGGTATCGACATGGTGAAGCGATTGCGGCAGAATTTAATCGCGCAGGGCCGCGACAAGCTCTGTGAGCAAGTGAGCGAGATCACCGGCGCTAAAACACTCGCGGTTTTTACGGACATCGACGTCCAGCTCAGTGAACGGGTATTTGTGTTCACGCTCGACCGCGAGATCCAGAACGGAAGCCAATAG
- a CDS encoding proton-conducting transporter membrane subunit translates to MYAILLPLLPLLTALIVAVGDDRSRRARSQLAVLPIGAAFCGAIATLYLVTTQGPISIRFYDAASAASLTFPIGFYIDRLSAVMMVLISGIGTVIYAYSIGYMYQDPHEPRYLALIGLALFVLLCLVSSANLMMLFLFWQLLSFLLYLLAHNHTHAGTLEGAFKTFTLLRVGDVTFLAGIVLAYALYGTLEFPALFAKAAESSVTFSPLPGLEISGATAVTLLLFIGGMSKSAQFPFHIWLPHYLYAPTPATALLHAGIINAGGFLINRLAPLFGLSSTTLHVAFVVGTLTAVLGASMMLAQNDIKKTLGFSTVGQMGYMIMECGLGAFSLAVFHLIAHGLFKATVFLNSGNEIHKARQEAHLPHTGQEEEEQTFSPLTWSTGFVTTLMIPLLILLLTHGVLHIPLLESQGTVIFLFFIWITSSQAILTLTRLRAVPSWEVSAAMLCTLLFVVFMYLFAVESFTAFLYPDPIEVASYFKAAALPIWLFDLIILLSTVMTVLSWCYLYMRAHGRTLWMPPWVEGLRIQLYVLFMNRLYVDELCDRIGRAVMRMAHRLDKSSER, encoded by the coding sequence ATGTACGCCATCCTGCTTCCGCTGCTCCCGCTCTTGACGGCGCTCATCGTCGCCGTCGGTGACGACCGCTCTCGGCGGGCACGCTCGCAGCTTGCCGTCCTCCCGATCGGCGCGGCATTCTGTGGCGCCATCGCCACCCTCTATCTCGTCACCACGCAGGGACCTATCAGCATTCGATTCTACGACGCAGCGTCCGCGGCCTCACTCACCTTTCCGATCGGCTTCTACATCGACCGGCTCAGCGCTGTCATGATGGTGCTGATCTCGGGCATCGGCACGGTCATCTACGCCTATTCCATCGGATACATGTACCAGGATCCTCACGAACCGCGGTACCTGGCCCTCATCGGCCTGGCGCTCTTCGTCCTGCTCTGCCTGGTCTCCAGCGCCAATCTCATGATGCTGTTTCTGTTCTGGCAACTCCTGAGTTTTCTGCTCTACCTCCTGGCCCATAACCATACCCATGCGGGAACGCTGGAGGGCGCGTTCAAGACATTCACGCTGCTTCGAGTCGGCGACGTGACGTTTCTTGCCGGAATCGTCCTCGCCTATGCGCTCTACGGAACCCTGGAGTTTCCGGCGTTGTTTGCCAAGGCAGCCGAATCGTCTGTGACGTTCTCCCCGCTGCCGGGACTCGAGATCAGCGGCGCCACGGCGGTGACACTCCTCTTGTTCATCGGCGGGATGAGCAAGTCCGCGCAGTTCCCGTTCCACATCTGGCTCCCCCACTATCTCTATGCCCCGACGCCCGCGACGGCGTTGCTCCATGCCGGCATCATCAATGCCGGCGGCTTCCTGATCAACCGGCTGGCGCCGCTCTTCGGCCTCAGCTCGACGACGTTGCATGTGGCCTTCGTGGTGGGGACGCTGACCGCCGTGCTGGGCGCCAGCATGATGCTGGCGCAGAACGACATCAAAAAGACCCTCGGCTTCTCGACGGTCGGTCAGATGGGCTACATGATCATGGAGTGCGGCCTCGGCGCATTTTCGCTAGCCGTGTTTCATCTGATCGCGCACGGGCTCTTCAAAGCCACGGTCTTCCTGAACAGCGGCAACGAAATTCATAAGGCCAGACAGGAAGCGCACCTCCCGCATACCGGCCAGGAGGAAGAAGAACAGACGTTTTCCCCCCTCACCTGGTCGACCGGGTTCGTCACCACCTTGATGATTCCCCTGCTGATCTTGCTCCTCACCCACGGCGTGCTGCACATCCCCTTACTGGAATCCCAAGGCACCGTGATCTTTCTATTTTTCATTTGGATCACGTCGTCACAAGCCATTCTGACGCTCACCCGCCTGCGCGCGGTGCCCTCCTGGGAAGTGTCGGCCGCGATGTTGTGTACACTCCTGTTTGTGGTGTTCATGTATCTCTTCGCCGTCGAGTCCTTCACGGCCTTCTTGTATCCTGACCCGATCGAGGTCGCGTCGTATTTCAAGGCCGCCGCTCTTCCCATCTGGCTCTTTGACCTCATAATCTTGTTATCCACGGTCATGACCGTCCTCAGCTGGTGTTATCTCTACATGCGTGCCCATGGACGGACCCTTTGGATGCCGCCCTGGGTCGAAGGCCTGCGGATCCAACTCTATGTCCTGTTCATGAACCGGCTCTATGTGGACGAACTCTGCGATCGAATCGGCCGGGCCGTCATGCGTATGGCCCATCGTCTCGATAAATCCTCGGAGCGATGA
- a CDS encoding proton-conducting transporter membrane subunit: protein MIDATVIPWVVAGVPLLGAALSPAFWTHPHRLMAWSVGVCAVSLACVVGFAGYLTAPPEGLLLLLLLPLAAGVSLLGQPHHRDHRASWVLTLIFLGLGLGALTSQPVVDKLFLMAIHGFVIVLLYRHHTPLWPISWWGLGAYTLGALCLLLTLVAAPPLSSMAALLACTILLPVVPFHDGHLTALTRLPGNLPSFMVLLFPALGLHSLAPLAATLPDSVVWVMSILALAGTAYGAIKALAQSRVRLLLAYSSLSFFSMLWWCVVTTRSATPRAALFVGAVGLVMCGLLLAWQMIRTRYGDDVDPQAISGLASTMPQYAVLLSLLALAAMGLPPFGVFAGFMGLLLSSTAAFSTGIIVLVSAWLASSWYILDLVQRLLFGTRRSDLRYADLLHTELVSLVIVVLTLLALGVAPISLFGPDRTTATTGANSGSYAWNR, encoded by the coding sequence ATGATCGACGCCACCGTCATCCCCTGGGTTGTCGCAGGAGTTCCCTTGCTGGGCGCAGCCTTGAGCCCGGCGTTCTGGACCCACCCCCACCGGCTCATGGCCTGGTCGGTCGGCGTCTGCGCCGTCAGTCTGGCTTGCGTCGTGGGATTCGCCGGATATCTGACGGCTCCGCCCGAAGGCCTGCTCCTGCTCCTGCTGCTGCCGCTCGCCGCCGGGGTGTCGCTCTTGGGCCAACCGCATCATAGGGACCATCGCGCATCCTGGGTCCTGACCCTGATATTTCTGGGCCTGGGACTCGGCGCGCTGACCAGTCAGCCCGTCGTCGACAAACTGTTCCTGATGGCCATCCATGGCTTCGTCATCGTGTTGCTCTATCGACATCACACGCCCCTCTGGCCCATCTCCTGGTGGGGCCTCGGGGCCTACACACTCGGCGCCCTCTGCCTGTTGCTGACGCTGGTAGCCGCCCCGCCGCTGTCTTCGATGGCGGCGTTGCTCGCCTGTACGATTCTCTTACCCGTCGTGCCGTTTCACGATGGACATCTCACTGCGTTGACCCGGTTACCCGGAAATTTGCCGTCGTTCATGGTGCTGCTCTTTCCGGCGCTCGGCCTGCATAGTCTGGCCCCGCTCGCAGCAACCTTGCCGGATTCCGTCGTGTGGGTCATGAGCATCCTCGCCTTGGCCGGCACCGCCTATGGCGCGATCAAGGCGCTGGCACAATCGCGCGTACGGCTCCTGCTGGCCTACAGCAGCCTGTCGTTCTTTTCGATGCTCTGGTGGTGTGTGGTGACCACACGATCGGCCACGCCACGCGCCGCGCTCTTCGTCGGCGCCGTCGGTCTCGTGATGTGCGGGCTCTTGTTGGCCTGGCAAATGATCCGCACTCGATACGGAGACGACGTGGACCCGCAGGCCATCAGTGGGTTGGCCTCCACCATGCCCCAGTATGCCGTGCTGCTCTCTCTGCTGGCTCTGGCGGCCATGGGTCTGCCGCCGTTCGGCGTCTTCGCGGGCTTCATGGGTCTGCTGCTGTCGTCGACCGCCGCTTTTTCGACCGGCATCATTGTGCTGGTCTCTGCCTGGCTCGCATCATCCTGGTACATTCTGGATCTGGTACAGAGACTCCTGTTCGGCACTCGCCGCTCGGACTTGCGGTATGCCGATCTCCTTCACACCGAGCTGGTATCCCTGGTGATCGTCGTCTTAACCCTGCTCGCACTGGGCGTGGCCCCGATCAGCCTCTTCGGACCGGACCGGACGACCGCCACAACCGGCGCCAACTCAGGATCGTACGCATGGAACAGATAA
- a CDS encoding YdiU family protein, translating to MSRHQLETLSFDNTYARLPEALYAKLNPTPFSEPPYLISFNRAAAELIDLDPEQAKRPEFAGVFGGSMLVPGMEPLAMLYSGHQFGVYVPQLGDGRAILLGEVRNRRGERWDLQLKGAGPTPFSRDGDGRAVLRSTIREYLCSEAMHGLGIPTTRALCIVGSDHQVYREQVETGAIVLRMAPSHVRFGSFEILYYRKQHEQLRVLADYVIATHYPHLVAATDKYARFFAELVERTARLIAQWQAVGWAHGVMNTDNMSILGLTLDYGPFGFLDDYDPGFICNHSDHNGRYAFNQQPYIGLWNLSCLAQALLPLAEKEDLKASLDRYTPLCEGRYMELMRAKFGLIETKEEDASLIQDLLALMHLHHVDYTNLFRTLGSFQSGVAPLNEPLRDFFVDRAAFDQWASRYKDRLREEGSRDEDRQAGMHRVNPKYVLRNYLAQTAIEKAQQKDFSEIDRLLVLLQNPYHDQPGMEAYAAAPPNWGKHLSVSCSS from the coding sequence ATGAGCAGACACCAGCTGGAAACACTGTCGTTCGACAATACCTATGCCCGCCTGCCCGAGGCGCTCTACGCCAAGCTGAATCCCACGCCGTTTTCAGAACCGCCATACCTCATCAGTTTCAATCGGGCGGCGGCTGAATTGATCGATCTTGACCCGGAGCAAGCGAAGCGGCCGGAATTTGCCGGCGTGTTTGGCGGGAGCATGCTGGTGCCGGGGATGGAACCGTTGGCGATGCTCTACTCCGGCCATCAATTCGGGGTCTATGTGCCGCAGCTCGGCGACGGGCGCGCCATTCTTCTGGGCGAGGTGCGGAACAGACGAGGGGAGCGATGGGACTTGCAGCTCAAAGGCGCAGGCCCCACGCCCTTTTCACGCGACGGCGACGGCCGCGCCGTGTTGAGATCCACTATCCGCGAATATCTCTGTAGCGAAGCGATGCATGGTTTGGGGATTCCCACGACGAGGGCGCTCTGCATCGTGGGCAGCGATCATCAAGTTTATCGTGAACAGGTGGAGACCGGCGCGATCGTGCTTCGCATGGCGCCTTCGCATGTGCGGTTCGGCTCGTTCGAGATCCTCTATTATCGAAAGCAACATGAACAGCTCAGAGTGCTGGCCGACTATGTGATTGCGACGCACTATCCGCATCTCGTGGCGGCGACAGACAAGTATGCCCGTTTCTTTGCCGAGTTGGTGGAGCGCACGGCGAGGCTGATCGCGCAATGGCAGGCCGTCGGCTGGGCGCATGGAGTCATGAATACGGACAACATGTCGATCCTGGGCCTCACGCTCGACTATGGCCCCTTCGGCTTTCTCGACGACTACGACCCAGGTTTCATCTGCAACCATTCCGACCACAACGGCCGCTACGCTTTCAATCAACAGCCCTATATCGGGCTCTGGAATCTGAGTTGTCTGGCACAGGCGCTCCTCCCGTTGGCGGAGAAGGAAGACCTGAAAGCGTCGCTGGATCGTTATACTCCCCTCTGCGAAGGCCGCTACATGGAGTTGATGCGGGCCAAGTTCGGACTCATCGAGACGAAGGAAGAGGATGCCTCGTTGATCCAAGACCTCCTGGCCCTCATGCACCTGCACCATGTCGATTACACAAACTTGTTTCGGACGCTGGGTTCCTTTCAGAGCGGAGTCGCCCCGTTGAACGAGCCGCTTCGTGACTTTTTCGTGGATCGTGCCGCCTTCGACCAATGGGCCAGCCGGTACAAGGATCGGTTGCGTGAAGAGGGAAGTCGAGACGAGGATCGCCAAGCAGGTATGCACCGGGTCAATCCCAAGTACGTACTCCGCAACTATCTGGCGCAGACTGCCATCGAGAAGGCGCAGCAGAAGGACTTTTCTGAAATCGACCGACTGCTCGTCCTGCTGCAGAATCCCTATCATGATCAGCCCGGCATGGAGGCCTACGCGGCTGCGCCTCCCAATTGGGGCAAGCATCTCTCCGTGAGTTGTAGTTCGTAG
- a CDS encoding DUF2294 domain-containing protein, whose protein sequence is MNRGLTKGEIESAIRHAIIKFEQEFMGRGPEDVRAFVVRDLVVVRLKGVLTPAERQLAKTAEGVEMVKRIRQTLIAQGRDQLFEQVGKIVGARVLAIFTDINAQIGEKVFVFTVDRDLENLGR, encoded by the coding sequence GTGAACAGAGGACTGACCAAAGGTGAAATCGAATCGGCGATTCGTCACGCCATTATTAAGTTCGAACAGGAATTTATGGGACGGGGCCCGGAGGATGTGCGGGCGTTCGTCGTGCGGGATCTCGTCGTCGTTCGCCTCAAAGGCGTTCTCACGCCGGCCGAGCGACAATTGGCCAAGACCGCCGAAGGTGTGGAGATGGTCAAGCGAATCCGACAGACCCTCATTGCCCAGGGCCGCGATCAGCTCTTCGAACAGGTGGGCAAAATAGTGGGGGCCAGGGTGCTGGCCATCTTTACCGATATCAATGCCCAGATCGGCGAGAAAGTCTTCGTGTTCACGGTAGATCGGGATCTGGAAAACCTCGGCCGGTGA
- a CDS encoding carbonic anhydrase, producing MEKLVRGFLKFRTEVFGKRKELFTRLSENQAPRALFITCSDSRVDPTLLTQADPGELFILRNAGNMVPPYGSMQGGSTATIEYAMAVLKVPHIIVCGHTDCAVMKALLNPEAVSDLPAFREWVGQAETTRRLMHEHYTDLEGDDRLIKTTQENVRSQLDHLRTHPSVALLLRQKKVDLHGWVYSISTGEVWVYDFDSEQFASLLDETYPRLKTSS from the coding sequence ATGGAAAAACTCGTCAGAGGATTCCTGAAGTTTCGGACCGAGGTATTCGGCAAGAGGAAAGAACTCTTCACCAGGCTTTCCGAAAACCAGGCTCCGCGGGCGCTCTTCATCACCTGCTCCGATTCGCGAGTCGACCCTACCCTCCTGACACAGGCCGATCCCGGCGAGCTTTTCATTCTCAGGAACGCCGGCAACATGGTGCCGCCATACGGCTCGATGCAAGGCGGCAGCACGGCTACGATCGAATATGCGATGGCGGTCTTGAAGGTTCCCCACATCATCGTCTGTGGCCATACCGATTGTGCCGTCATGAAGGCCCTGCTGAATCCGGAAGCGGTCTCCGACCTGCCCGCGTTCAGGGAATGGGTTGGGCAGGCGGAAACGACCCGCCGCTTGATGCACGAGCACTATACCGATCTGGAGGGCGACGATCGTCTGATCAAGACGACCCAGGAAAACGTCCGATCCCAGCTCGACCATCTGCGCACCCACCCGTCCGTCGCCCTGCTTCTGCGCCAGAAGAAGGTGGATCTCCATGGGTGGGTCTATTCCATCTCGACCGGCGAGGTGTGGGTCTACGACTTCGACTCCGAGCAATTCGCCTCTCTGTTGGATGAGACCTATCCTCGCTTGAAAACATCGAGCTAG